The nucleotide sequence GGATAAGTCTTACTAAGATTAATGGGCATAGCATATTTAGGTTTCAAACCATTGCCTCGTTAATTTTATTTAACCTATTACACAAGCACATGGGGGGAATACTGGGGGTGTCTATTGGGTCCGGAACCCGGCCCAACCCATATGTTATCAGGCTGGCCTGAATCGTGTCTTATCGGTTTGGACCTAACCCATCCCAATAAACAATTAACAGGGTAGAGTCTTCAGTGTGTATTTTATAGTTTTTCGAGTTCTAGAGTCacctgataaaaaaaaacataattaaggGTTTTTGGGGGACTCAAGACTCGGGCCCGGCTATCCTTAATAAGATTATCAGTCCGCCACTTTGACCCAAGGCCAAAGCCCATTTGGCTGGCAGCCAGAAAGGGCCAAGCCCAAGAGCTGAAAGCCAAACAGAGGTGGGTGATGTGTGATGTGTGATGTGAGCATGACCACCACTCCGTCCAGAGTCCGGACACTATTTCAGAGTTGGCTTCAGCCCAATTTTATGAAACAGCCCTGTTTTCCAATTTTTCGGCCCATAAATTAAGAGTTTAGGAGTTAAGCCCATCAAGACATTTCGAATTGACCAAAACATCCATGTCAATTACTCGAAATGCCCACTCTCTCCTTCGCCGTCTTCTTCTTCACCTATCAGTCTCCCATTCTTTGGACTCGATTATGACCAGTACTTCTCTCTCAGTCCCCTGGTCCTCTCCTTTCCTTCCGTCACGCTCCGGCCACGCGTTGCCAATACACTTTCCTTTCGCTTTCTCTTCGCCACACACTCCATCGCACTCTCCACTTCACTCCTCTCTGAAATTCGGTCGTCGGGAAAATCTCCAACAGCCGTCCCTGGTGGCGTCCGTGATGGATCAAGCGACTCCATTTGAACTAAGAGACAGAGACGATTTCGAGAAACTAGTCTCGCCCGATGGTCTCATCTCCATTTCCGGCTTCGGTTCTCTCCTCTCCGGTCCGTACGGTTCCTGTCTCCAAAAGTTTCTGATCTTCCCCAATCATATTATGTTCATATtcatatttacttatttattttatggGTGCGTGCGTATGATTTGGAATTGATCCACTATGAACGCAGAGAGAAGCGCGAGGAGTACGTTTCCCGATTTGATAAATTTCAGGGTTGGGAGATTGAACGGATTCCGACGCGTCTTCGCTCACGTGGCTCCCATTTTCTTCGAGCGTGGTATAGCCAAACCTGAAACCAAGGTCTGTAAGTGTACGTTTTGTGTGTCTTTTCTTAAGCTGTTTGTTTTGGTTGTATGGTTGCTAAGAAAGATGgggaaaaagaaagtgaaaggaAATCGAGTTAAACTAGTCTTTCAAGGAATTTGATAGCGTGCTCATAATGCATGTCTCAGGAAATATCAAGCTTGAGCGTGGAGCCTTGCCAAGGAGAAAGGCTCATAGTCACAGTCTTTGAGATTAAAAAATCAGAGGTACTGTTGACATGTTTAAATATTTTCTAGTTATGGACTCAGGAACAACCGAGTATTGAAATTTTTGTATGTGTTGATGCTTATGTGTACAGATTCCAGCTTTTATTGAGAGGGAGCTCGAGTTTCGATTTCTTGCTGTAAGTTTTCTTGCATACATGTATACGTATTTATATGTGTTCTGAGAAATGCTTTGGTTTTAGATGTTCTTTGTTTTGGTGACAGGTTGTGCCTGAAACTCTTGATGGGAAGCCATTTGATTGTCCTGCAGTATGTGAAA is from Tripterygium wilfordii isolate XIE 37 chromosome 14, ASM1340144v1, whole genome shotgun sequence and encodes:
- the LOC120015324 gene encoding uncharacterized protein LOC120015324; this translates as MSITRNAHSLLRRLLLHLSVSHSLDSIMTSTSLSVPWSSPFLPSRSGHALPIHFPFAFSSPHTPSHSPLHSSLKFGRRENLQQPSLVASVMDQATPFELRDRDDFEKLVSPDGLISISGFGSLLSERSARSTFPDLINFRVGRLNGFRRVFAHVAPIFFERGIAKPETKEISSLSVEPCQGERLIVTVFEIKKSEIPAFIERELEFRFLAVVPETLDGKPFDCPAVVCARYSDEEFFQIRCKGSQEIYNQQYGRYNIDRIWRDDILPCRAYLRHCVLAAKNLSDAAYDNFLDHTFLADRKTTIGQYLATTGCGIMKEEPPESLKTRYGG